The following proteins are co-located in the Microvirga ossetica genome:
- the mbfA gene encoding iron exporter MbfA produces MKSLSELSEREVVALAIANEEEDSRIYQHFADRLRPDFPASAEIFDGMAEEERAHRNSLYGFYRTRFGEHLPPIRREDVRGFLKRRAVWWSPHLDLDRMRREAEVMELQAASFYDKAAQQTLDVSVRELFTRLAEVERGHERKASELHAAHLTENAEAAEEHARRRLFVLQYVQPGLAGLIDGSVSTLAPLFAAAFATQNNWETFLVGLAASVGAGISMGLTEALSDDGEITGRGSPWLRGLVCGVMTAAGGLGHTLPYLVPDSWPNAFILATSIAALVVAAELVAISWIRTKFMDTPFWSATYQVIVGGVLVLLAGIFIGSA; encoded by the coding sequence ATGAAGTCTCTGTCCGAATTGTCCGAGCGCGAGGTCGTCGCGCTCGCGATCGCCAATGAAGAAGAAGATTCGCGGATCTATCAGCATTTCGCGGATCGCCTTCGCCCCGACTTCCCCGCTTCCGCCGAGATCTTCGACGGCATGGCCGAGGAGGAGCGGGCCCATCGCAACTCCCTCTACGGATTCTATCGCACCCGTTTCGGCGAGCACCTGCCGCCGATCCGCCGCGAGGACGTGCGTGGCTTCCTGAAGCGTCGCGCCGTGTGGTGGAGCCCTCATCTCGACCTCGACCGGATGCGCCGCGAGGCGGAGGTCATGGAACTGCAGGCGGCGAGCTTTTACGACAAGGCGGCCCAGCAGACACTCGACGTCTCCGTGCGCGAGCTGTTCACCCGGCTCGCCGAGGTCGAGCGCGGTCACGAGCGCAAAGCGAGCGAACTGCACGCCGCGCACCTGACCGAGAACGCCGAAGCCGCAGAAGAACATGCTCGCCGCAGGCTCTTCGTGCTGCAATATGTCCAGCCGGGACTGGCCGGGCTCATCGACGGCTCGGTCTCAACCCTCGCCCCGCTTTTCGCTGCAGCCTTCGCGACCCAGAACAACTGGGAGACGTTTCTCGTCGGCCTCGCGGCCTCGGTCGGCGCCGGCATCAGCATGGGCCTAACGGAGGCTCTCTCCGACGACGGCGAGATCACCGGCCGCGGCTCGCCCTGGCTGCGCGGTCTGGTCTGCGGCGTGATGACGGCGGCCGGCGGCCTCGGCCATACCCTGCCCTATCTCGTTCCGGATTCCTGGCCCAACGCCTTCATTCTCGCGACAAGCATCGCCGCGCTCGTGGTGGCGGCCGAGCTCGTCGCGATCTCATGGATCCGCACGAAATTCATGGATACGCCCTTCTGGAGCGCGACCTACCAGGTCATCGTCGGCGGCGTCCTCGTGCTTCTCGCCGGTATCTTCATCGGCAGCGCTTGA
- a CDS encoding NUDIX domain-containing protein, which translates to MSESRPSRPSSRLISWGLHAYWRFSRGMTLGVRGVVLDQDNRVFLIRHTYVPGWHLPGGGVETGETALEALERELHEEACIAMDEPPALAGVFFNRKISRRDHVLVYVIRRFTVLEVKRPDREIAEAGFFPLDRLPDGTTVATRNRLAEILQGQKPSQNW; encoded by the coding sequence ATGTCCGAGTCCCGCCCCTCCCGACCATCATCGCGGCTGATTTCCTGGGGGCTTCACGCTTATTGGCGCTTTTCCCGCGGCATGACGCTCGGCGTCCGTGGGGTGGTTCTCGACCAGGACAATCGGGTCTTCCTAATCCGTCACACCTATGTTCCGGGCTGGCATCTGCCGGGCGGCGGCGTCGAGACGGGCGAGACGGCGCTGGAGGCCCTCGAGCGCGAGCTGCACGAAGAGGCCTGCATCGCGATGGACGAACCGCCGGCCCTCGCCGGCGTGTTCTTCAACCGGAAGATCTCCCGGCGCGACCACGTGCTCGTCTACGTGATCCGGCGCTTCACGGTGCTGGAGGTCAAGCGGCCGGACCGCGAGATCGCGGAGGCCGGGTTCTTTCCCCTCGACCGGCTTCCGGACGGAACGACGGTCGCCACCCGCAACCGTCTCGCCGAGATCCTCCAAGGGCAGAAGCCATCCCAGAACTGGTGA
- a CDS encoding GNAT family N-acetyltransferase — translation MTELSLQIRTEQPIDSEAIERLHERAFGPGRFARTASRLREGAPHLIDLSFTAMVGTLLVGSIRMTPVMAGAVPALMLGPLTVEPAFESRGIGAALMRRSLEAARQKGHKLVLLVGDEPYYSRFGFKRIPPQDLQLPGPVNPARFLALELEEGVLARAKGLVSTLPQTA, via the coding sequence ATGACTGAGCTCTCGCTCCAGATCCGCACCGAGCAACCCATCGATTCCGAGGCCATCGAGCGCCTGCACGAGCGCGCCTTCGGCCCGGGCCGCTTCGCCCGCACGGCCTCGCGCCTGCGGGAGGGCGCTCCTCATCTCATCGATCTGTCCTTCACCGCCATGGTCGGCACGCTGCTCGTCGGCTCGATCCGCATGACGCCGGTGATGGCAGGCGCGGTGCCGGCCCTGATGCTGGGGCCGCTCACTGTCGAACCCGCCTTCGAGAGCCGCGGCATCGGCGCTGCCCTCATGCGTCGCTCGCTGGAAGCCGCGCGGCAGAAGGGCCATAAGCTCGTGCTGCTCGTCGGCGACGAGCCCTATTACAGCCGCTTCGGTTTCAAGCGCATTCCGCCTCAGGACCTGCAGCTGCCGGGACCGGTCAATCCCGCGCGCTTTCTGGCGCTGGAACTGGAAGAGGGTGTGCTCGCCCGCGCGAAAGGGCTGGTGAGCACGCTTCCGCAGACGGCCTGA